One Gordonia sp. SID5947 genomic region harbors:
- a CDS encoding alpha/beta fold hydrolase, with protein sequence MPASAATQQDLNATIKAGLEKPVADDVILGGSSTWKTPTGSGRPEDDFWKAFGNGLRAPDVAPPGANDWNCTPSDGQEPVVLVHGTWENAYDNWAYLAPNLKRAGMCVYALNYGILGLAQGGGLGSVLPGAYGTGDIAQSATQLAAFVDRVRSSTGASKVNIVGHSQGGLMARQYLKFDGGADKVDQLVTLGATNHGTTLLGIGALGRTINNAGIDVLGPVALGVGVSGIQQVYDSQFLKKLNAGGDTVPGVKYTIIASRYDEVTTPYQSTFLQGPDVRNITLQDGCGIDTSDHLAMSYSKRAVSIVLNTFGAKIATTPGGPAVPVPVVCGPNAWLIG encoded by the coding sequence GTGCCGGCATCGGCCGCCACCCAGCAGGATCTCAACGCCACGATCAAGGCGGGTCTCGAGAAGCCGGTTGCCGACGACGTCATCCTCGGCGGTTCGAGCACATGGAAGACACCGACCGGCAGCGGTCGGCCCGAAGACGACTTCTGGAAGGCGTTCGGCAACGGTCTGCGGGCACCCGATGTCGCACCACCGGGCGCCAACGACTGGAACTGCACACCTTCCGATGGCCAGGAGCCCGTTGTTCTCGTCCACGGAACATGGGAGAACGCGTACGACAACTGGGCGTATCTGGCACCGAATCTCAAACGCGCCGGGATGTGTGTCTATGCGCTGAACTACGGAATCCTGGGCCTGGCACAGGGCGGCGGTCTGGGGAGCGTGCTCCCGGGTGCCTACGGCACCGGCGACATCGCGCAGTCGGCCACACAGCTGGCCGCCTTCGTCGATCGGGTCCGATCATCGACGGGCGCATCGAAGGTGAACATCGTGGGTCACTCGCAGGGCGGCTTGATGGCGCGCCAATACCTCAAGTTCGACGGCGGCGCCGACAAGGTGGATCAGCTCGTGACGCTCGGGGCGACCAATCACGGAACCACCCTGCTGGGCATCGGCGCACTCGGACGCACCATCAACAATGCCGGGATCGACGTCCTCGGCCCGGTCGCGCTGGGTGTCGGCGTCTCGGGCATCCAGCAGGTCTACGACTCGCAGTTCCTCAAGAAGCTCAATGCCGGCGGCGACACGGTGCCCGGGGTGAAATACACGATCATCGCGTCGCGGTATGACGAGGTCACCACGCCGTACCAGTCGACCTTCTTGCAGGGCCCGGACGTTCGCAACATCACGCTGCAGGACGGGTGCGGGATAGATACGTCCGATCATCTGGCGATGAGCTACTCGAAGCGGGCCGTGTCGATCGTGCTCAACACGTTCGGGGCGAAGATCGCGACGACGCCTGGCGGGCCGGCGGTTCCGGTACCGGTGGTGTGCGGACCGAATGCGTGGCTCATCGGCTGA
- a CDS encoding multidrug efflux SMR transporter, which translates to MSWLVLVISGVLEAVWATAMGKSEGFSRLGPSAVFAVALIASMAGLAYAMRDLPTGTAYAVWVGIGATLTVVYAMLTGEESASLVKVLCIVAVVGGVIGLKSAG; encoded by the coding sequence ATGTCATGGCTCGTTCTCGTCATCTCCGGGGTCCTGGAGGCCGTCTGGGCGACTGCGATGGGCAAATCCGAGGGTTTCAGCCGACTGGGGCCGAGCGCGGTCTTTGCCGTCGCACTCATCGCCAGCATGGCCGGCCTGGCCTACGCGATGCGCGACCTGCCGACCGGGACGGCGTACGCCGTCTGGGTCGGCATCGGTGCAACGCTGACGGTGGTCTACGCCATGCTGACCGGCGAGGAGTCGGCCAGTCTGGTCAAGGTGCTGTGCATCGTCGCTGTCGTCGGTGGGGTCATCGGACTGAAGTCGGCCGGCTGA
- a CDS encoding cation:proton antiporter, protein MMLLAEASSEMDTSAIVSLFWIAVAAVASPLISRATRGYVPDAVVLLVAGMVVGPNMLDWADNDSVAVLSQLGLGLLFLLAGYELDPQLLSGRSGRVARYTWLIGLVSALVVVALTVPADSFSTHIALAIALTSTALGTLLPIIREAGVLDTPLGRSVMAHGAVGELGPILAMSLLLTSRDLIGALVVLVLFGLAAVIIGAVPQRLIAQVPGVRRAVTVMRGGTVQLPVRIVFLLLVSLMTVAAVFDLDVVLGAFAAGLILRRLIGPEQKEVGKSLEVIGFGVFIPVFFVTSGMVIDVTAVLGHPGVWAILVAAIAVARGLPVWLSERFIEHGANLETRHERAQLALYAATGLPIIVAVTQVATASDLMSIEVASTLVAAGATTVLLFPMVARIIGARHRSDMTT, encoded by the coding sequence ATGATGCTGCTGGCCGAGGCGTCGTCCGAGATGGACACGTCGGCGATCGTCTCGCTGTTCTGGATCGCAGTGGCAGCGGTGGCCTCGCCACTGATCTCCCGGGCCACGCGGGGATATGTGCCCGATGCAGTGGTGCTGCTCGTCGCCGGCATGGTCGTCGGGCCGAACATGCTGGACTGGGCCGACAACGACAGCGTAGCGGTACTCAGCCAGTTGGGTCTCGGCCTGCTTTTCCTGTTGGCCGGCTACGAACTCGATCCTCAATTGCTCAGCGGCAGGTCGGGTCGGGTTGCCCGCTACACCTGGCTCATCGGCCTTGTGTCGGCCTTGGTCGTCGTCGCTCTGACCGTCCCCGCCGACAGCTTCTCGACGCATATTGCCCTGGCGATCGCCTTGACCTCGACCGCGCTCGGCACCCTGCTGCCGATCATCCGGGAGGCCGGTGTTCTCGACACACCACTCGGGCGGTCGGTCATGGCACACGGTGCGGTGGGGGAGTTGGGACCGATCCTGGCGATGTCGCTGCTGCTGACCAGTCGGGACCTGATCGGGGCGTTGGTGGTGCTGGTGCTCTTCGGCTTGGCGGCCGTGATCATCGGCGCGGTCCCGCAACGCCTCATCGCCCAGGTGCCCGGAGTCCGGCGGGCGGTGACCGTGATGCGCGGGGGCACCGTTCAGCTGCCGGTGCGGATCGTCTTCCTGCTGCTCGTCTCTCTGATGACCGTTGCTGCCGTGTTCGACCTCGACGTGGTACTCGGGGCATTCGCGGCGGGCCTCATCCTCCGTCGCCTGATCGGACCGGAACAGAAGGAAGTGGGCAAGTCGCTCGAGGTGATCGGGTTCGGCGTGTTCATCCCGGTCTTCTTCGTCACGTCGGGGATGGTCATCGACGTGACCGCCGTCCTCGGGCACCCGGGCGTGTGGGCGATCCTCGTGGCTGCGATCGCGGTCGCCCGCGGACTGCCGGTGTGGCTCAGCGAGCGATTCATCGAGCACGGGGCGAATCTCGAAACCCGCCACGAGCGAGCACAGTTGGCGCTCTACGCCGCGACCGGTCTACCGATCATCGTCGCGGTGACCCAGGTTGCGACAGCGTCGGACCTGATGTCGATCGAGGTCGCGTCCACACTGGTTGCGGCCGGGGCGACCACGGTACTGCTCTTCCCGATGGTGGCGCGGATCATCGGCGCGCGCCATCGGAGTGACATGACGACGTGA
- a CDS encoding transglycosylase family protein — MTMSMKKLAVRAGVVGALSLAPLAAFAGTASAAGNWDAVAQCESGGNWSTNTGNGYYGGLQFSQSTWEANGGSGNPANASKAEQIRVAENVLASQGPGAWPVCGANL, encoded by the coding sequence ATGACCATGAGCATGAAGAAGCTCGCAGTGCGCGCCGGTGTCGTCGGTGCGCTGTCCCTGGCCCCGCTCGCCGCGTTCGCCGGTACCGCCTCGGCGGCCGGAAACTGGGACGCTGTCGCCCAGTGCGAGAGCGGCGGCAACTGGTCCACCAACACCGGCAACGGTTACTACGGCGGTCTGCAGTTCTCGCAGAGCACGTGGGAGGCCAACGGCGGGTCCGGTAACCCGGCCAACGCCTCGAAGGCCGAGCAGATCCGGGTGGCCGAGAATGTTCTCGCCTCCCAGGGTCCGGGCGCCTGGCCGGTGTGCGGCGCCAACCTCTGA
- a CDS encoding endonuclease produces the protein MTTKKQQRIATMLVERAGRTYADEAGIPLKDTPAPLFQLLVLSLLLSARISADIAVAAARELYSAGYRTPEKMADAQWQALVDALGRGHYVRYDESTATRLGEAGQKVLDEHHGDLRTLAAKADGDVERAAALLQEFTGIGPVGADVFLREVQAVWEWVAPYFDKRALSSATEVGLPDDPTELGELADGRPAVLAAALVRASLDKDVRADLG, from the coding sequence ATGACCACCAAAAAGCAGCAGAGGATCGCCACGATGCTCGTCGAGCGTGCCGGTCGTACCTACGCCGATGAGGCAGGCATCCCCCTCAAGGACACCCCGGCACCGCTGTTCCAACTCCTCGTCCTGTCACTTCTGCTGAGCGCCCGCATCTCGGCCGACATCGCGGTCGCGGCCGCGCGCGAGTTGTACTCCGCCGGCTACCGCACACCCGAGAAGATGGCTGACGCCCAGTGGCAGGCCCTGGTGGACGCCCTCGGGCGCGGCCACTATGTGCGCTACGACGAGAGCACCGCCACCCGCCTCGGCGAGGCGGGCCAGAAGGTCCTCGACGAGCACCACGGGGACCTACGCACGCTGGCGGCCAAGGCCGACGGTGATGTGGAGCGCGCCGCCGCGTTGCTGCAGGAGTTCACCGGTATCGGCCCGGTCGGTGCAGACGTCTTCCTGCGCGAGGTGCAAGCGGTGTGGGAGTGGGTCGCTCCCTACTTCGACAAGCGGGCGCTCTCGAGCGCCACGGAGGTCGGTCTGCCCGACGATCCCACCGAACTGGGCGAACTCGCCGACGGCCGGCCGGCCGTGCTCGCGGCCGCCTTGGTCCGCGCGTCCCTCGACAAGGATGTCCGCGCCGATCTGGGCTGA
- a CDS encoding YbdD/YjiX family protein, with protein sequence MIATVRRGWAAVSWYVGSVMGDRDYMRYLEHTARTHPDQPPLSEREYWRRRYSDQDRNPGARCC encoded by the coding sequence GTGATCGCCACCGTCCGGCGCGGCTGGGCCGCCGTGAGTTGGTATGTCGGCAGTGTGATGGGCGACCGCGACTACATGCGCTATCTCGAGCACACCGCACGCACCCACCCGGATCAGCCGCCGCTCTCGGAGCGGGAGTACTGGCGGCGTCGCTACTCAGACCAGGACCGGAATCCAGGGGCTCGGTGCTGCTGA
- a CDS encoding carbon starvation CstA family protein — protein sequence MTVTDERADDPNFEYVRTDPERPPVAIVDRSPMTTGKKILFAIIGLIGAVSWAIVAFVRGETVNAVWFVLAAVCTYVIAYRFYARMIEMKVVRPRDDHATPAEVLDNARDYMPTDRRVLFGHHFAAIAGAGPLVGPVLAAQMGYLPGTIWIIIGAVFAGCVQDYLVLSISTRRRGRSLGQMARDELGAFGGTAAIIAVFVIMIILIAVLALVVVNALAESPWGVFSIAMTIPIALFMGVYLRFLRPGRVSEVSAIGVVLLLAAIVAGRYVGESSWGNDWFSLSPVVLSWAIIIYGVAAAVLPVWLLLAPRDYLSTFMKVGTIVLLALGILLVRPVMEAPAVSDFAWNGKGPAFAGALFPFLFITIACGALSGFHALIASGTTPKLLAKEGQARIIGYGGMLTESFVAIMALITACILDQHLYFAMNAPKSVTGGTAEGAADYVNGLGLGGTPATAEHFQQAADGVGEASIVSKTGGAPTLAMGMADTLQEAIGGESLRSFWYHFAIMFEALFILTTVDAGTRVARFMLSDGIGNLPGARRFKDPSWRPGAWLCTVIVCAAWGSILLMGVTDPLGGINTLFPLFGIANQLLAAVALTVVTVVLVKRGQTKWAWIPGVPLIWDLVVTMSASWQKIFSDNPSIGYWSQHSAFVDAKDQGLTTFKTAKSADEIDAVIRNTFIQGTLSIVFAVLVLIVALVGAYICVRALRQGGMPTTEEDPVPSKIFGPRGLIATPAEKSVQREWDEYLAAHPVTESSTETRSP from the coding sequence ATGACGGTCACCGATGAACGCGCCGACGACCCGAACTTCGAGTACGTCAGAACCGATCCCGAGCGGCCGCCGGTGGCGATCGTTGACCGCTCCCCCATGACCACGGGCAAGAAGATCCTGTTCGCCATCATCGGACTGATCGGTGCGGTCTCCTGGGCGATCGTCGCCTTCGTCCGGGGCGAGACCGTGAACGCAGTGTGGTTCGTCCTGGCGGCCGTCTGCACCTACGTCATCGCGTACCGGTTCTACGCGCGGATGATCGAGATGAAGGTCGTCAGACCCCGGGACGACCATGCGACCCCCGCCGAGGTTCTCGACAACGCTCGCGACTACATGCCGACCGACCGCAGGGTCCTGTTCGGGCATCATTTCGCGGCGATCGCCGGCGCGGGCCCCCTCGTCGGCCCGGTGCTGGCCGCCCAGATGGGCTACCTGCCGGGCACGATCTGGATCATCATCGGCGCCGTGTTCGCCGGATGTGTTCAGGACTATCTGGTCCTGTCCATCTCGACCCGCCGTCGCGGGCGAAGCCTGGGGCAGATGGCCCGCGACGAACTCGGGGCGTTCGGCGGCACAGCGGCCATCATCGCCGTCTTCGTCATCATGATCATCCTGATCGCCGTCCTCGCTCTGGTGGTCGTCAACGCACTGGCCGAGAGCCCGTGGGGCGTGTTCTCGATCGCGATGACCATCCCGATCGCCTTGTTCATGGGCGTCTATCTGCGCTTCCTCCGGCCCGGGCGGGTCAGCGAGGTCTCCGCCATCGGCGTGGTGCTGTTGCTCGCCGCCATCGTCGCCGGTCGCTACGTGGGCGAATCCTCGTGGGGCAACGACTGGTTCAGCCTCTCGCCGGTCGTCCTGAGCTGGGCCATCATCATCTACGGCGTGGCCGCCGCGGTGCTCCCGGTGTGGTTGCTGCTGGCGCCACGTGACTATCTCTCGACGTTCATGAAGGTCGGCACCATCGTGCTGCTCGCCCTGGGCATCCTGCTGGTCCGCCCGGTGATGGAAGCGCCCGCGGTCAGTGACTTCGCCTGGAACGGCAAGGGTCCGGCCTTCGCGGGAGCACTGTTCCCGTTCCTGTTCATCACGATCGCCTGCGGTGCATTGTCCGGATTCCATGCTCTGATCGCCTCGGGCACGACGCCCAAGTTGCTGGCGAAGGAGGGCCAGGCCAGGATCATCGGCTACGGCGGGATGCTGACCGAATCCTTCGTCGCGATCATGGCACTGATCACCGCATGCATCCTGGACCAGCACCTCTACTTCGCGATGAACGCGCCCAAGTCGGTCACCGGCGGCACCGCCGAAGGGGCCGCCGACTACGTCAACGGCCTCGGTCTCGGTGGCACCCCAGCGACCGCCGAGCATTTCCAGCAGGCCGCCGATGGCGTGGGTGAGGCGTCGATCGTGTCAAAGACCGGCGGCGCCCCGACGTTGGCGATGGGAATGGCCGACACCCTGCAGGAGGCGATCGGCGGCGAGTCGCTCCGGTCGTTCTGGTATCACTTCGCGATCATGTTCGAGGCGCTCTTCATCCTCACCACCGTCGACGCCGGCACCCGAGTCGCCCGTTTCATGCTCTCCGATGGCATCGGGAACCTGCCCGGCGCACGGCGTTTCAAGGATCCGTCCTGGCGGCCCGGTGCGTGGTTGTGCACCGTGATCGTGTGCGCGGCCTGGGGATCGATCTTGTTGATGGGGGTCACCGACCCGCTGGGCGGGATCAACACATTGTTCCCGCTGTTCGGCATCGCCAACCAGTTGCTGGCAGCCGTCGCACTCACGGTGGTGACCGTGGTTCTCGTCAAACGCGGGCAGACCAAATGGGCGTGGATCCCCGGCGTACCCCTGATCTGGGATCTCGTGGTCACCATGTCCGCATCGTGGCAGAAGATCTTCTCCGACAACCCCTCCATCGGGTACTGGTCGCAACACAGCGCGTTCGTCGATGCCAAGGATCAGGGTCTGACGACGTTCAAGACGGCAAAGTCCGCGGACGAGATCGACGCGGTCATCCGCAACACGTTCATCCAGGGCACCTTGTCGATCGTCTTCGCCGTGCTGGTGTTGATCGTCGCCCTCGTCGGTGCCTACATCTGTGTGCGCGCGCTGCGGCAAGGCGGCATGCCGACGACCGAGGAGGACCCGGTGCCGTCGAAGATCTTCGGGCCACGGGGGCTGATCGCGACACCCGCCGAGAAATCGGTGCAGCGGGAATGGGACGAGTACCTCGCGGCCCACCCGGTGACCGAGTCATCGACCGAGACGAGATCGCCGTGA
- a CDS encoding glycoside hydrolase family 3 C-terminal domain-containing protein translates to MSTQTPVPSRPGDHSARAVEIVAALSPAQKAALTSGASFWHTVGFAELGVAPLMLTDGPHGIRKQAGGADALGLNDSVPAVCFPPAVAMASSFDAAVIEHVGDALGAECLTEQVGVILGPGVNIKRSLLGGRNFEYLSEDPHLTGRIGAALVRGVQRHGIGTSVKHFAVNNQEHERLRVSADVDERPLHEIYLRAFEHIVRTERPWTIMASYNRINGVYATENSWLLTETLRGRWGFEGLVISDWMAVDDRVAALSAGLDLEMPSSGEVGPSAVRAAVSRGDVADKTLDDAACRVVELALAAAQNVGKGAVYDREAHHRLAREVARRCPVLLKNDDVDGTGPVLPLARSASVAVIGEFARTPRYQGGGSSKINPFRLDAALDEMRATADPDRIAFAPGFVIGARDSDDQMVDEAVETARRADVAVLFLGLGDDDESEGFDRADWRLPDPQLELLRQIVAVHPRTVVVLSNGSVVDLAEVDAAPAVLEGWLLGQAGGGAIADILYGDADPSGRLAETIPLRLSDSPSFLDFPGEQLHVRYGEGIFVGYRWYDARELPVRYPFGHGLSYTTMEFEELEVSSAEPGLELGVTVTNTGLRAGRAVAQVYLGIDDSVVARPPRELKAIGIADLEPGTTRRLELSIPRSELAYWDRVVDDWVVEGGVYRVEVGASSRDIRASTTVEVTGDERPTSVGPSSTLGEVLDHPVAGPELRSRIAASMGVDELDPAIVMMVSSFPIGRISPMLGLDAAALDELLA, encoded by the coding sequence ATGTCGACTCAAACGCCCGTCCCGTCGCGGCCCGGAGACCATTCCGCCCGCGCCGTCGAGATCGTCGCCGCACTGTCGCCTGCACAAAAAGCGGCCCTGACGTCCGGAGCGTCGTTTTGGCACACCGTCGGTTTCGCTGAACTCGGCGTCGCGCCGCTGATGCTGACCGACGGTCCGCACGGGATACGCAAGCAGGCCGGGGGTGCCGACGCCCTCGGGCTCAACGACTCGGTACCGGCGGTGTGCTTTCCGCCGGCGGTGGCGATGGCGTCGTCGTTCGACGCGGCGGTGATCGAGCACGTCGGCGACGCACTCGGCGCGGAGTGTCTCACCGAGCAGGTCGGGGTGATCCTCGGTCCCGGCGTCAACATCAAGCGGTCCCTGCTGGGTGGGCGGAATTTCGAATACCTTTCCGAGGACCCACATCTGACGGGCCGTATCGGTGCCGCACTGGTGCGCGGCGTACAGCGGCACGGGATCGGGACCTCGGTCAAGCATTTCGCAGTCAACAACCAGGAACACGAGCGGCTGCGGGTGAGCGCCGACGTCGACGAGCGGCCGCTACACGAGATCTACCTCCGTGCATTCGAACACATCGTGCGGACCGAACGGCCGTGGACGATCATGGCGTCGTACAACAGGATCAACGGTGTCTATGCGACCGAGAACTCCTGGCTGCTCACCGAGACCCTGCGTGGGCGATGGGGTTTCGAGGGCCTGGTGATCTCGGACTGGATGGCGGTCGACGACCGGGTGGCGGCGCTGAGTGCCGGGCTCGACCTCGAGATGCCGTCGAGTGGAGAGGTCGGGCCGAGCGCGGTCCGGGCCGCGGTCTCCCGCGGCGACGTGGCCGACAAGACATTGGACGACGCCGCATGCCGGGTGGTCGAGCTGGCCTTGGCGGCAGCGCAGAACGTGGGGAAGGGTGCGGTATACGACCGCGAGGCACATCACCGCCTGGCACGAGAGGTGGCCCGACGCTGCCCGGTGCTGCTGAAGAACGACGACGTCGACGGGACCGGTCCGGTGTTGCCTCTCGCGCGATCGGCCTCCGTTGCGGTGATCGGGGAGTTCGCGCGGACGCCGCGGTACCAGGGCGGCGGGAGCTCGAAGATCAATCCTTTCCGCCTCGACGCGGCACTCGACGAGATGCGGGCGACGGCCGACCCGGACCGTATCGCTTTCGCACCCGGATTCGTGATCGGCGCAAGAGATTCCGATGATCAGATGGTCGACGAGGCGGTCGAGACCGCGCGGCGGGCCGACGTCGCCGTGCTGTTCCTGGGGCTGGGAGACGACGACGAGTCCGAAGGCTTCGACCGTGCGGACTGGCGACTGCCCGATCCGCAGCTCGAGTTGCTCCGACAGATAGTCGCGGTGCATCCCCGGACCGTGGTGGTGCTGTCCAACGGGAGTGTGGTGGACCTGGCCGAGGTCGATGCGGCACCCGCGGTGCTCGAGGGCTGGCTGCTCGGGCAGGCCGGCGGCGGGGCGATCGCCGACATCCTCTACGGCGATGCGGATCCGTCCGGGCGGCTGGCGGAGACGATCCCACTCCGCCTCTCCGACAGTCCGTCATTTCTGGACTTCCCCGGCGAGCAACTGCATGTGCGCTACGGCGAAGGGATCTTTGTCGGGTACCGGTGGTATGACGCTCGTGAACTCCCGGTTCGATACCCGTTTGGGCACGGGTTATCCTACACCACAATGGAATTCGAAGAACTCGAGGTGTCCTCGGCAGAACCGGGACTCGAGCTCGGTGTGACGGTGACCAACACGGGCCTGCGTGCGGGGCGTGCCGTCGCCCAGGTGTACCTCGGTATCGACGACTCGGTGGTCGCCCGTCCACCCCGAGAGTTGAAGGCCATCGGGATCGCCGATCTCGAGCCGGGTACAACGCGACGTCTCGAGCTCTCGATCCCCAGATCCGAACTCGCATATTGGGATCGTGTGGTCGACGATTGGGTGGTGGAGGGAGGTGTCTACCGCGTGGAGGTCGGCGCGTCGAGCCGTGACATTCGGGCATCGACCACTGTCGAGGTGACCGGAGACGAACGCCCCACAAGTGTCGGCCCGTCGTCCACGCTCGGGGAGGTCCTCGACCATCCCGTCGCGGGACCTGAACTCCGCTCACGGATCGCGGCATCGATGGGCGTCGACGAACTCGACCCGGCCATCGTGATGATGGTGTCGTCGTTCCCGATCGGCCGGATCTCGCCGATGCTGGGACTCGACGCGGCCGCGCTCGACGAGTTGCTCGCCTAG
- a CDS encoding cytochrome P450 produces MVATQPTRPSDAEPITSTGPSAALPPGPRLPAVVQGLGFVARRRQTLAAFAERYGPVFTLRIPLFGKVVVIADPTLAKQLFTTPTDQAANVRPNLGRILGDGSMFALEGTDHRSRRKLLTPPLHGRRIKQYESVVAEEFAAEARTWPMGTEFATLEPMMRVTLNVILRTVFGADGRELDTLRDIIPPLVTVGSRLASTPDIPLSLGRFDPRRTFAGRRQIYDDTLAALIAKAREDPRLEERDDILALMVQSTYDDGSSMTDADIADELLTLLVAGHETTATTLAWAVERLQRNPDVLRALVDEVDHGGSEFRMATILEIQRSRPVIDLAGRHVVTDLLELGPWRIPRGYNVLVAISLLHDDSRQFAEPERFDPHRFVGNTPGQAWLPFGGGTRRCIGAAFAHMEMDVVLRDLLRDFTIEPTSTKGEAWHSRGVAYAPAAGAA; encoded by the coding sequence ATGGTCGCCACCCAGCCGACCCGACCGTCGGACGCCGAGCCGATCACGTCGACCGGCCCCTCGGCCGCGCTACCCCCGGGACCGCGGCTGCCCGCCGTTGTCCAGGGGCTCGGGTTCGTCGCGCGTCGCCGACAGACACTGGCTGCGTTCGCCGAGCGCTACGGACCGGTGTTCACACTCCGAATCCCCTTGTTCGGCAAGGTGGTCGTCATCGCCGACCCGACGCTGGCCAAGCAGCTGTTCACCACACCGACCGACCAGGCAGCCAACGTCCGTCCCAACCTGGGACGCATCCTCGGCGACGGCTCGATGTTCGCACTGGAGGGCACTGATCACCGCAGCCGCCGCAAGCTCCTCACTCCCCCGTTGCACGGGCGGCGGATCAAACAGTACGAGTCCGTGGTGGCCGAGGAGTTCGCCGCCGAAGCCCGAACATGGCCGATGGGCACCGAGTTCGCCACTCTCGAGCCGATGATGCGGGTGACGCTCAACGTCATCCTCCGAACCGTCTTCGGCGCCGACGGACGGGAACTCGACACGCTTCGAGACATCATTCCGCCGCTGGTGACCGTCGGCTCGCGCCTCGCGTCCACCCCGGACATCCCGCTCTCCCTCGGCCGGTTCGATCCCCGGCGCACGTTTGCCGGCCGCAGGCAGATCTACGACGACACCCTCGCGGCGCTGATCGCCAAGGCCCGCGAAGATCCGCGACTCGAGGAGCGGGACGACATCCTGGCCCTCATGGTGCAGAGCACCTACGACGACGGTTCGTCGATGACCGATGCCGACATCGCCGACGAATTGCTCACGCTGCTGGTGGCCGGACATGAGACCACGGCGACCACGCTGGCATGGGCAGTCGAACGGCTGCAACGCAATCCGGATGTCCTGCGCGCTCTGGTCGACGAGGTCGACCACGGCGGCAGCGAGTTCCGGATGGCCACCATCCTCGAGATCCAACGTAGCCGGCCCGTCATCGACCTGGCCGGACGACACGTGGTCACCGATCTCCTCGAGCTCGGGCCGTGGCGAATCCCTCGGGGTTACAACGTCCTGGTGGCGATCTCCCTGCTCCATGACGACAGCCGTCAGTTCGCCGAGCCGGAACGATTCGATCCGCACCGGTTCGTCGGGAACACACCCGGGCAGGCGTGGCTCCCGTTCGGCGGCGGCACCCGCCGGTGCATCGGGGCGGCATTCGCCCACATGGAGATGGACGTCGTGCTTCGAGATCTGCTCCGCGACTTCACCATCGAGCCGACATCGACCAAGGGCGAGGCCTGGCATTCGCGTGGCGTGGCCTACGCCCCCGCCGCGGGGGCCGCGTGA
- a CDS encoding TetR/AcrR family transcriptional regulator — protein sequence MFEVAASGARSRISRSPVRQRLLDAMASCLMERGYRETTVADVVRVARTSRRSFYQEFTDKQACFVDLLQTTNDSMVAAIAEAVDPAAEWKTQIRQAVEVYVSVTDEHPEIAWSWIRELPALGESARRVQVEAMESLIDVLVPLTDNPQMRSAGIAPMSHEIGVMIWGGIRELAASALEGNRSLQTIVEPAVAACIALVGANIEG from the coding sequence GTGTTCGAAGTTGCTGCGTCCGGCGCGAGATCGCGAATCAGCAGGTCGCCGGTCCGGCAACGACTGCTCGACGCCATGGCGTCGTGTCTGATGGAACGGGGATACCGGGAGACGACGGTCGCCGATGTCGTGCGGGTCGCCCGTACGTCGCGCCGGTCCTTCTACCAGGAGTTCACCGACAAGCAGGCATGTTTCGTCGACCTGCTGCAGACGACCAACGACAGCATGGTCGCTGCCATCGCGGAGGCCGTGGACCCGGCGGCGGAGTGGAAGACGCAGATCCGGCAGGCGGTCGAGGTGTACGTGTCGGTGACCGACGAGCATCCGGAAATCGCATGGAGCTGGATTCGTGAGCTGCCTGCGCTCGGTGAGTCGGCCCGGCGAGTTCAGGTCGAGGCGATGGAGTCGCTGATCGACGTGCTGGTGCCCCTGACCGACAATCCGCAGATGCGGTCGGCGGGTATCGCCCCGATGAGCCACGAGATCGGGGTGATGATCTGGGGTGGAATCCGCGAACTGGCAGCCTCGGCGCTGGAGGGTAACCGTTCACTGCAGACCATCGTCGAGCCTGCCGTCGCCGCGTGTATCGCGTTGGTGGGTGCGAACATCGAGGGTTGA